From a region of the Deinococcus aestuarii genome:
- the aspS gene encoding aspartate--tRNA ligase, which produces MKRTCYVGELSEGNLGQTVTLQGWVSRVRDFPQQYFVILRDRSGIAQLTVESDNPTYETAGELRSEYVIEVTGLVRARGEGQRTDAYPTGRIEVVPSDLRILSRAATPPFPVEGSQVPVAEDLRLRYRYLDLRRPEMQRHLRLRSDAVAAVTRFLHAEGFVQVETPMLTRSTPEGARDFLVPSRQNPGEFYALPQSPQLFKQLLMISGIDRYYQLARCFRDEDLRADRQPDFTQLDMELSFVTQEDVLELQERLMASVFRDVLGVELPLPFPRLSYREAMDRYGSDKPDLRFGLEFVDVTDLFRGGEFGAFAGAGSVKVLAAPALTRRQLDELERVARQNGAGGLAWVRREGDGFTGGISRFVGERAGELLARTGVEPGGTLLFAAGEWKRAVTALGAVRLALGELFDLAASGPPFHVSWVLDFPQLEWDEERGSWTYMHHPFTAPHPEDLDLFGTGRQSEIRAQAYDLVLNGYEVGGGSIRIHDPAVQSRMFAAIGLSREEAREKFGFFLDALGYGTPPHGGIAWGFDRLVMVMAGATSIREVIAFPKNNRGADLMALAPSPVDPRQLAEVGVEVVPGAE; this is translated from the coding sequence ATGAAACGCACCTGTTACGTCGGCGAGCTCAGCGAGGGGAATCTGGGACAGACGGTCACCTTGCAGGGGTGGGTGAGTCGGGTCAGGGATTTCCCGCAGCAGTATTTCGTCATCTTGCGGGACCGCAGCGGGATCGCCCAGCTCACCGTCGAGTCGGACAACCCCACGTATGAAACGGCGGGTGAACTGCGGAGCGAGTACGTCATCGAGGTGACCGGGCTCGTCCGCGCGCGGGGCGAGGGCCAGCGGACGGACGCCTACCCGACCGGCAGGATTGAAGTCGTTCCCTCGGACCTTCGCATCCTGAGCCGGGCGGCCACGCCTCCCTTTCCGGTGGAAGGCTCACAGGTGCCCGTCGCCGAGGACCTGCGCCTGAGGTACCGCTACCTCGACCTCCGCCGCCCGGAGATGCAGCGCCACCTGCGGCTGCGCTCGGACGCGGTGGCGGCGGTGACCCGCTTCCTGCACGCCGAGGGCTTCGTGCAGGTGGAGACGCCGATGCTGACCCGCTCGACGCCGGAGGGGGCCCGCGACTTCCTGGTGCCCTCGCGGCAGAACCCGGGCGAGTTCTACGCGCTGCCTCAATCACCGCAACTGTTCAAGCAACTGCTGATGATTTCGGGAATAGACCGGTACTACCAGCTCGCCCGCTGCTTCCGCGACGAGGACCTGCGCGCCGACCGTCAGCCCGACTTCACCCAGCTCGATATGGAGCTGAGTTTCGTCACCCAGGAGGACGTGCTGGAATTGCAGGAGCGCCTGATGGCCTCGGTCTTCCGCGACGTGCTGGGGGTGGAGCTGCCGCTCCCCTTCCCCCGCCTGTCGTACCGGGAGGCGATGGACCGCTACGGCTCGGACAAGCCGGACCTGCGCTTCGGCCTGGAGTTCGTGGACGTGACCGACCTCTTCCGGGGGGGGGAGTTCGGGGCCTTTGCGGGCGCGGGGAGCGTGAAGGTTCTGGCCGCGCCCGCACTCACCCGCAGGCAGCTCGACGAGCTGGAGCGGGTGGCGCGGCAGAACGGGGCCGGGGGGCTGGCGTGGGTGCGCCGGGAAGGGGACGGCTTCACGGGGGGGATCAGCCGCTTCGTGGGGGAGCGGGCGGGCGAGTTGCTGGCCCGGACCGGGGTGGAGCCCGGCGGCACCCTCCTCTTCGCGGCGGGCGAGTGGAAGCGGGCGGTGACGGCGCTGGGGGCGGTGCGGCTGGCGCTGGGGGAGCTGTTCGATCTGGCGGCTTCGGGGCCGCCGTTCCACGTCTCGTGGGTGCTCGACTTTCCGCAGCTTGAATGGGACGAGGAGCGCGGGAGTTGGACCTACATGCACCACCCCTTCACGGCGCCCCACCCGGAGGACCTGGACCTCTTCGGCACCGGGCGGCAGAGCGAGATCCGGGCGCAGGCGTACGACCTCGTGCTCAACGGGTACGAGGTGGGCGGGGGTTCCATTCGGATCCACGACCCGGCGGTGCAGTCGAGGATGTTCGCGGCCATCGGCCTCTCCCGGGAAGAAGCCCGCGAGAAGTTCGGGTTTTTCCTCGACGCGCTCGGGTACGGCACGCCCCCCCACGGCGGCATCGCCTGGGGTTTCGACCGCCTCGTGATGGTGATGGCCGGGGCCACGAGCATCCGCGAGGTCATCGCCTTTCCCAAGAACAACCGCGGCGCCGACCTGATGGCCCTCGCCCCCTCCCCCGTCGATCCGCGCCAGCTCGCCGAGGTGGGCGTCGAGGTCGTCCCTGGCGCGGAGTGA